Genomic segment of Oncorhynchus tshawytscha isolate Ot180627B linkage group LG13, Otsh_v2.0, whole genome shotgun sequence:
TTGTATCATAAAGAGACAATTATGAGGTTTCCAAAACACTTACTATTTTTCTGACAGcatattaaatgtatttattagactTAGAATGTTGCAGTCAAAATGGCTTCTCATTGGCGTAATAAGGGCGGAAGCAAGGCCCGGCAGTTTAAGTGTTAAGACATTATAAAGGCTCATACATGCTTATTATAATCTATAAAGCATTATTTTAGCTGCAGGTGCAAGTGTTACCAACAAATCATAtttggtggttagggttagttaggttaGAGTGAGCCTCTTGTCTCCCTATAGCTCTGTGCACACTGTGTACTCTGTACCTCTGAGACCTCTAAAAAGCACCTGACAATACCCACAGATTTAGTATTTTTGCCCCCAGGGAGAGCACCGTGAGCTGGGCTAAGCACCGGTAGTCTGCCCTGGGGGATGATGGTAGTGATCCCACAGCAATTATCAGTGTAGAAGATGTtgtaaacaggactcacctgatGTTAACCTCCACACAGACCTCTGCTAAGGAGGAGATAGAGTTATGCATCACCTCTGAGGTAAAATTGTGAAAAGGAGAAGAAAATCTGCCATTTCTGTGATGAGACAATCAATCTGAATAATGTTCCTTTTCACAACCAGATTGTCTGTGAAAAGGCCTATTACACTGTCTGATCACAAGAAAAGGGGGAAAATCAACCCCCTTTTCACAATATTACTCCTCTGTTCATTTAGGCACCTAGAGCCAAATCTCAGCGTAATGGTCAGACACGAGAGACTCTTCCTCTGTTAGTGGACTTCTTCTGAACTCCATAGACTCCATGACAGAGAACCAGTTTGATGTGGAAGGCTGCACTTGTGTAACATCTCTGACCAGGTTCATAACCACAGCTTTATATGGTTAATCACAACCAGTATTCTCAACAACAACTCCCCTCATGATTTCACATGTCAAGCCATGTGCATTGTCACATACCAGTGCCATGTTACACAGACCCCTTCCCCAgccaccaacacacacaaacacacatacagcagGCTGCCTGTCACCAACACGCACAGATGCACAAACACAGGCTTTGTATGTCTGTCCAACTGACATTCAATGCCCAAAATAAATCCAATTCCTGGAAGCAGGCAACAGTGGCCAGAGAATGGTTAAGGGGAGACTGAACAGCCTCGGTGGAGTTCAGTCTGGCTGATAAGAATTACAGAAAGTGTGTGCTCGTACGAGAGGGTGACAACAAAACGCGACTAGTTTCACGTTTCAAGACTACAGTATAAAAGAACGCACCTCTTTTTGTGTGAGCGAAAGAGACTTCACTtccatgaatgaatgaatgcctGCGCCCTATCTGGCCATCAGCTCTCATTATAGTGGACAAcaatacaggtgtaggatcttaatttgatcaccttgttgcaggagaactttcctgcaacacaggaaatgtaaaacttgcagTGTAAAACGTATCATTTTCACATTGAAATTTAAAGGCCACGAACAGTCCACATTTCATGGAAAACATGATTTtatgatatttggatgaaaccagatcaaagtatgaTGACCAAAGTATGAGAAATTACTATTGCTTTCACATTgataaagtttgatcataaagttactggtcccctaccccatgtcaaacacttgtATTCAGGAGGCGGAATTATTAAGGGATAGGGTGACATCACCccaactctcattttaatacaccaatggaaacatgatattctcttacctaatGTAAATATTTACAGCCTTGTAACCAATAATGGAGAATGCGTGTTTGCAGAGGGGTGTGATTTATTTAACTAGATCGCAACTCTACTGGTGCCAAATTTGACTGTAGGGTGTCAGCAATTATAAAGAAAGTTTACACTATTCATTTATGACAAAGATACTGTACTTATGTCTCCACTTTTATCTGTATCTGGTGTTTTAAcaagttactggctagctaggtcttcaggcAGCATGGAACAAAAGGTGGGGAAGGGTCACTCAAAACTCTGATgcagttgtcatgtcaacacatcCATCAGTGCTGCTCAGAACCGCATCACAAGAGATGTATAAATATAAAACAATGTTGACATCATTAATGCCTCACTTTCTTTGTCTATCACCAAATTTGCTTTAGATGATTTTACTGCAACACTGCATTTAAGTTTCTTGACATAAAGCTTTTTGAAAAGCCTTAGTCAATGCGAGCTCATTAACGGTCTTTTCAAATTTCCTGGAAGTTAGCCATAAGAAAAAAAAgtaattttacatttacatttctaTCCCCCAAAATATTATGGGTATCAACTACACAAATGTTCATTAATCATTAtcaacataataattcacatttcccgttgctgcaggattatttttctgctgtagcaaactggctgaaATGAAGATCCTCTCCTATAGCCGCTTTAATGCCCTCCAAAGAGTTCAGCGGCAGCGGGTGCTGAGCGGTCACCTCGATCGTTATTCTTGGATCACTGATCATCTGTGCACGTGCTGACAGAACTGCGTGTTATTACAGACTATCGAATTCCAAATATACCCAAATATGCCAGTCTCGTTCTCCAGTTGTCTATTATGTCTTTGGAGGACTGTGGACACTATCATGTCACAAATAATGTTTATAAAGCTTGTTTAAATGATACATAGCTAGTGGCGGTTGGCATCTCCAAAACCGGCCATGCGAGCACCGCGCACCTGTAACCCACCGCACCGTGGGCAGAAACAGCTTGGCAATGGCAATTACAGCTATCCACGTTGTTACTTTAGCCAATGTTAATATATATTTGtcaaaaatgtatttatgtaAATCATTTCTTACGCCAAACAACAAACATTTAAAGAGAACTAGGTCTAAATTTGTCACCAAACCTAGCCAAGCTCATAAAGTTGAACATTTAGGcttaaatattacatttcataATGTGAAATATTTGAGAGACTTACCTTGCAGTGGATGACTCTACAACAAGTTGAGATGAACGACGACAAGCAAGAACAGTCACTTATCAAAACCGCTTAGAGTGGCCAGACACTTGAAATACAGCCGGATTAAACCAAAGACCTCCGTATAGGGGGAATCCAGACAGAATTAAATATACCAAACTATAACATTAACATATAGGATATTTCCCCTCCAAATACATTTATTACAAGCTATTAAAATTGTAAAGAGGAATAAGAACACATTTATGCATTTTAAGTTAGTGAGTGGACAATCTGTCACCTCTTTTCTTCACTTAGTGGTGTGGTCCAATGATGGTTTAACTTCCCTTCAATTACATATTTATTATACATTTGGTCAAGGCCATCACCTTTTACTCTCGTCACGCCTGTGCCTGCCAAGTGGTGTAACGATTTTGGGATAAACACACATCCACAGCAAGATATTGTTCGTCAACACTTGTGAATTGAgaaaatataaatacaatttTAACAACAGAGAGAATGGCTGCTCCCAAGAAAGGAGATCTTTCAGCAGCTGAGCGAGAAATATTACAGGTTATTGCTGCAGGTAAgtttcttatttatttttttggctGACTTTGTAAACACTTTTCTGTTATTCACCTTTGTTCAATGCATGTTGTTACAGTAATGTCTTCATTTGTCACACAAATATTACTTGTTGTATTACTTTTTTATATTACTTTtagaaaatacaattgttataGTTTTTATTTCACTCAATGGTCATGCTCCCGTTATGGTCATTCCACTTCACTCCCTCAACAATCTGCCTCCAGCCCAATTGACATTTGTTTAGTCATCACTGCCACAGTTGTTTTTATGTATATAGTGCCATTTCTATTTACAGTGTTGTTTTTCATGaccattttcattattttgtttcacttagtcctgcatgttggagctcGAAGCCTAAGACTTTTATTGTACCCTGTAATCACACCTGCAActctgtacatgtgactattaaacactctgaatgtgAAAATATGATCAAACAAATTCTTCAGGCATTAATGCATTATCAGTAGGCTACATTTTTGATGTAATAATGTTATAGTAATAATTCCAATACTTCCCATACATCACCAACACACATTATGAcaaattaaaacattttataCCAAACTGCTGGAGGGCACCTGTTTTTCACATTCACAGTGTCTTGCAAAAACCTCATTGTACCTATGGGGAGATAAAGTGAAATTGCGCAGATCATTTATACAAATTGCATGATATATTGTTAATAAGAGGTATTGCATGTTTCATTTGATATCTAAAATCTCTATTCTGTGTGAACCAGGTGATGTGCAGGAGGTTGCACGGCTACTGGGGTCCAAGGACGTCAGAGTCAACTGTCTGGATGAGGTACTGTATGGATGAGGTACTGTATGGATGAGGTACTGTATGGATAAGGTACTGTCTGGATGAGGTACTGTATGGATGGGGGCTATTGAGTCTTGTCGTTGAAAACTCTGACAAAGTTacctgtgttgtttgtgtcattaGTTAATGCTAAGATGAGATTTGTCATTCTCTTCCCCAATATATCAGTGTACAAGTTAGCTTACAGCAATTCATACACTAGCCACGATATCCCTGAGATGTTTAGAACAGTAAAACGCATAAATGTCACTTAAAAGTCTATTTCACAAAAATCCCCTACGCTTGACCACTAATAGTTTTGACATAAGTCTGACAAACCTATAGGGCGTTATTGACACAAAGTAAATAGTGATGTTATTGGGATGGTGTAGCCATGGAGACATATATAACATTCTGTGGGTGAAGGCCTGCAGCATATGTTTTCCATTGTTATGTAGACATATGGCTGAGACTCTTGAGTGCAGGATGTAGTACTCCAGCCACTAGATGTAACCCACAGACTACTTCAGACCacgtctgtgtgtatatgtgtgtatgtgtatgtatgtgtgttatgtgtgtgggtgtgtgtgtgtgtgtgggagcaaaaaaaaaggggggaaaaagGTGGCAGAAGTGTGTTCAGTCTGTCAAAATCAGATGGAGCAGCAGATCTTGACAGTATATGCGCACTCAGTCTCAGCCTGGCCTAACTCTATACAGTATAGCGCTGACATAATTGTCACGTTTGAGTATTGTGTGGATAAACATGTAACAGTAACTGTCTCTTCCTGCCTTACTTCCATAGCACTTTATTTTACAGTGCAAAAAGTACCAGGTATTTACTATGGTAATTAAACAGTCATAACCAATGATTTACATGTTTGTTTCTTTAGTATTCATTAAAAGAAGCTGTTTCAAGTAGGCTACCAGGTGAATACCAGTAGAATCAGTACCCTAAATGATAGTATGATCCTTTCTGTCTCCCCTCAGTATGGAATGACTCCCCTAATGCATGCAGCATACAAGGGCCAGGCAGACATGTGCAGTCTGCTGCTCCAGCACGGGGCAGACGTCAATTGTAATGAACATGATTATGGATACACAGCCCTCATGTTTGCTGGACTCTCAGGTTAGTCCAGGGCAGGCATCCTTTTTCATACAGCATATACTGTAATTTAGACAATATTTTGATATTGGTCATATTTTATTTGAAGGGTACCTACAAAAggacttcataacacattcataatccATAAATAACTCATTTATAAGCACCATATAAGAATTTAATAAACTTAATAAActtaaaatgtaataaaataaattGGACTTTGCCATAACTTGTCCTATCCCAGGAAAGACAGACATAACCTCCATGATGCTGGATGCAGGTGCAGAGACAGACCTGGTCAATTCAGTAGGTCGCACGGCTGCTCAGATGGCTGCTTTCGTGGGTAAAGAAGTGATCGCCTTAAACTTCTTTCACACAGTCTTTTCCTGCAAATACCCAGCTTTTTTGTGACTTTTTCTGAATAGGCTGAATTGAAAACCAAATTAACCACAGCCCTGATATCAGTCCCATTGTCCCAAACTTTTGGGTTTATTATGATGATTATGAaaatgaagatgatgatgatgatggtgatgatcatTTTGATGATGACGATTGTCCCACCTCTCAGGCCAGCATGACTGTGTGACAGTGATCAACAACTTCTTCTCTCGAGCGCGGCTCGAGTACTACACTAGACCCCAGGGGCTGGAGCGAGAAGCCAAACTGCCTCCCAAACTGGCTGGACCTCTTCACAAGATCATCATGACCTCCAACCTCAACCCTGTCAAGGTGGAGATGTTATATTCTACATTGAATTCTAAATGGTTCCTATCTAACTTTTAAAAAACAATCCTCTCCTTAAACCTCTGTGCACTGCACACTCTATGAGATTGCTTTTAGTGCAAGTGTTTATgtaaaatagagaattaaaatgCATTAAAGAGACCAGAGTCATATGAACTCATGGATAAtatttgtatgtctctgcgtgcagttggAAAGAAGTTGAAGATAGTTTCTGAAGCCAtttctaactagcgttagcgcaatgacttgaGATCTACAGGAGCAGCTAGTAGAAATGACcatcaacttccttcaaactgccccagagacatacaaatggtatgtATATATTagatcatctgactctggggaagtggaGTGGCTTGATCGTGTTGCTAAGACACTTTAGATGGCCAGTATAGTTTCCTGGAACCCAATAGGCTTTGGTTTACTCCGTTTCTCCAGTAATCTAAGGCTGCTTCCCTGAAATGGCACCATATCCCCGATTTAGTGCACATTGATATCTTTGGCAATAATGAAAGTGGGGATGGGTGCACACTTGATATTAGCATTTTGTTGGGGGGTAGGATGGAAGGCTGATTTGTTATGGAATACCCAGCTGCCACCACCTTCCCCCCAAGTCCCCCTATTCTTTTGTAATTCAACTATGGCTTGGACAGCCTAGTTGTCCTTTTGAATTCCATTCTCTGCATGATCAACCCTCACCCGCTGCAGTCACACGCCCGTGGTGCCGCTGCCCGCTTTAGATCTGTCTAAATTTATCTATCTGTCTGGATGTGAACGCAGGACACAGAGAGGGGTGCCACTGTAACACTCTCAGACCTCTGCTATATCAGCCTGCTGACTAAAGTCATGGTTAAAGTTTGAAgctttattagtcgtatgtacaggatatACATGGAATACAccgtccaacgaaatgcttacttaaagtCATGTTACGGTCGGGGCAGTGCACCAATGTACAAGAAAATTCCGAACTGTTTTGGCTAGTCTAACCAACTGCACACACCTTGTGGCTGTCATACGTCGGTTAGATGAGATTGCAACTTAGTTATTGCTAAGTATTTTTCCGAGACAGTTATGAAGTCATAGGAGCGTGTGTTTATTCAGTAGCATTGCAAAGTGACCAGTCAGTACGTAATCTATagtttctgccactgtgtctctgtgatggATACTGATTCTTTACATCATAAGACTTCAGTTTGTTGAAACATGGCATTGGAAAGTGTCTTTTTGTTTGAGGTGTGGAATCTCTTCTCTAGAACATGAGCTGAGACATTCATATCCCCTATCCCTCATGGCCCCGGTCTCACAGAGTAGCCTTCGCTATGGGAGTTCAGCAGGATACATAGTGTTATAGTCTTACAGTATATAATAAACAGCAAACTAGGAATACTGGGATATGATGGAATGGCACTTGTGGTGAGGAGCAACCaggcctctttctttctttctttctttctttctttctttctttctttctttctttctttctttctttctttctttctttctttctttctttctttctttctttctttctttctttctttctttctttctttctttctttctttttcttcctTCTTTTCAAATTGTGGGGTCATTAGATATTAGCGTTGtactcttcttctttctctctctctttctctctctctctctctttctaaatctctctttctaactctctatctctctctctttctaatattCTCCATAACACTTTCCTCCACACCTCCCCCCTTTCTTAgctggtgatgctggtcagggaGAACCCTCTGCTGGTGGATGTGGGAGCATTAGAGAAGTGTTACCATGTCATGGATCTGCTGTGTGAGCAGTGTGTGAAGCAGCAGGATATGAATGAAGTCCTGGCCATGAAGATGCACTACATTAGCTATGTGCTGCAGAAATGCATGGCCTTCCTTCTGGACCGTGATGACAAGCTAGATGTGCTCatcaagaggtgtgtgtgtgtgttgtgtgtgtgtcactcccaGTACATCATCTTGTTTTTCTTGACAGTGGTggatgtgattgattgattgcattGCTGGCATTCTAACCGGTAACTGTCCAATACATTTTTCTGTTATTGCACAAAATTCCAAGACTAACCATTGGGTGCTAattgtgtttcata
This window contains:
- the LOC112265890 gene encoding ankyrin repeat and MYND domain-containing protein 2-like: MAAPKKGDLSAAEREILQVIAAGDVQEVARLLGSKDVRVNCLDEYGMTPLMHAAYKGQADMCSLLLQHGADVNCNEHDYGYTALMFAGLSGKTDITSMMLDAGAETDLVNSVGRTAAQMAAFVGQHDCVTVINNFFSRARLEYYTRPQGLEREAKLPPKLAGPLHKIIMTSNLNPVKLVMLVRENPLLVDVGALEKCYHVMDLLCEQCVKQQDMNEVLAMKMHYISYVLQKCMAFLLDRDDKLDVLIKSLLKGRDGDGFPQYQEKFIRDCIRKFPYCEAALLQQLVRSIAPVEIGNDPTAFSVLTQALTGKMAFIDAEFCATCGERGAEKRCSLCKMVTYCGLMCQRLHWFTHKKICKGLQEKDAPRLRELNDEESDMVKETASFLAELCLKAEERMVSSGCPGPSAPDQLNCPSTSSEGPPSCNQE